From the Nostoc sp. PCC 7107 genome, the window GACTTTGAAAAAATGCCTTACATCAATGTGCGTGGTGTTGACCATTACTACGAGTGGGTGAAACAATCATCTACTGCTTTGACGAAACCCGTGATGGTATTCATTCACGGTTGGGCTGGTTCAGCTAGGTACTGGAGGAGTACGGCAAATGCTTTATCAGAACAATTTGATTGTTTACTTTATGATATGCGCGGTTTTGGGCGTTCTGCTGGGAAACCGACTCTAGTTCCAGCCAGTGAGTCTGTTGCTACTTCTGAGTCTAGTCCAGAAACATCAGCCGCAATTCAAGAGTTAACTTATGAATTGGAAGAATACGCTGATGATTTAGCGGTACTTTTAGATAAGTTGCATCTTGGGCGTGTTTATATCAATGCTCATTCAATGGGTGCGTCTGTTGCAACTTTATTTTTTAACCGCTATCCTCAACGGATAGAAAAAGGGATTCTAACTTGTAGTGGAATTTTTGAATACGATGAAAAAGCCTTTACTGCCTTTCATAAATTTGGTGGTTATGTAGTTAAATTCCGTCCCAAGTGGTTAGGTAAAATTCCATTTATTGATCGGATGTTTATGGCGAGATTCCTACATCGTTCTATCCCCAAATCTGAACGTCAGGCTTTTTTACAAGATTTTCTCGAAGCAGATTATGATACTGCTTTAGGTACAATTTTTACTTCGGTTAGCAAGGCACAATCTGAATTAATGCCACAAGAATTTGCTAAGTTAACTATGCCAACGCTGTTAGTTGCGGGTGAATATGACCAGATTATTCCCGCCGTAATGGGAAGACAAGCCGCAGCAATGAATGACAAAATTGAATTTGCGCTAATTCCTAATACAGCACATTTCCCCATGTTGGAAGATGTGCCGACTTACTTGCAACGGGTACGAGAGTTTTTGCAAATTACTGCGCCAGAAGTGAAAGTGAATTGATTTTTGATATTGCAACATCTCACTTCTATCTGTGGGTTAATTTAAACCTAGTTCTCGTTTTAGTAAGTTAATTGAATTTAGTCCTATGTAATTTTCTACCTTAATTAATTTAGGTGGTCGAATAATATCTTCCGCAGCAGCTTGTACCGCCATTTGTACTGCTCGAAAACTAGCAACATCACTGATAATAAATTCAGCCCGCTTCACAATTGCTTGAAGTTTATAAGCATCTTTTGGTTGCGCTGTCATCACGAGTAGTTCATCTCCGCGTAAACCGTGGAGGATAACTTCAGCAGCACGGGCAATGCCTGTACTCAGGCTGACTATGCCTATACAATGATCTTTTGCCAGGTTTTTGACTAGATTCAGTTCTTTACTGTAGTCATAGATATCGAGAGGGATAACTCTGACAGCTTTGGGTGCAGCAATTTGTTCGACTTCACCAATAAAATAGCGGCTGGTAACAACTGTAGCCGAGTTAGTTTTATCCAAAACAGCCGCTAATTCTTCCATTCTGATTAACTGAATGGGTATTTTCAGAGATTGCTCTAATTCATACACCATCAATTCCCCAGCACCGAGGTCTTGAGAAGGGACTGCAACCAGTACCTGGGCGCTACAACGCAAACGCCAATCCATTTCGGCTAAAAATAGCTCACGCGCTTGGCTGAGGGAACAGCCTTGGGCAAGGAGTTGGTCAAGAGCTTGCTGGACAACTTTATATGCTTCAGGGTGTGCTTGGAGAATGGGTGATTGCAATTTGCTACCGCCCTCATGACCTTGAGCGCGGACATAAATTCCTGAACCAGCAAGACTTTCTACTAAGCCTTCATCTTCTAGCTGGCGATAAACTTTGCTAATTGTATTACGGTGTAATCCAGTTTG encodes:
- a CDS encoding alpha/beta fold hydrolase, giving the protein MPYINVRGVDHYYEWVKQSSTALTKPVMVFIHGWAGSARYWRSTANALSEQFDCLLYDMRGFGRSAGKPTLVPASESVATSESSPETSAAIQELTYELEEYADDLAVLLDKLHLGRVYINAHSMGASVATLFFNRYPQRIEKGILTCSGIFEYDEKAFTAFHKFGGYVVKFRPKWLGKIPFIDRMFMARFLHRSIPKSERQAFLQDFLEADYDTALGTIFTSVSKAQSELMPQEFAKLTMPTLLVAGEYDQIIPAVMGRQAAAMNDKIEFALIPNTAHFPMLEDVPTYLQRVREFLQITAPEVKVN
- a CDS encoding GntR family transcriptional regulator produces the protein MIQFRIQPDSEIPASTQLFNQIRFAIASRQYPPAYKLPSTRALAMQTGLHRNTISKVYRQLEDEGLVESLAGSGIYVRAQGHEGGSKLQSPILQAHPEAYKVVQQALDQLLAQGCSLSQARELFLAEMDWRLRCSAQVLVAVPSQDLGAGELMVYELEQSLKIPIQLIRMEELAAVLDKTNSATVVTSRYFIGEVEQIAAPKAVRVIPLDIYDYSKELNLVKNLAKDHCIGIVSLSTGIARAAEVILHGLRGDELLVMTAQPKDAYKLQAIVKRAEFIISDVASFRAVQMAVQAAAEDIIRPPKLIKVENYIGLNSINLLKRELGLN